cttccggttgccgtccacgtctcaaaaatGTGCATGCTTTAACACTTACCATATTGCTGGAAAAAGGCAGTAAACGCTTAGACTGAACAAGACACTctgtgttggatatcaaaattcgGCATGCATCCAATTACacgcatttctggacataacaCCTTAAATGCAACAATTTTCCAGTTCTGAGGTACTATTACCCATTCCTTAACTGCTGGACATTATCATATCTTCATATACATGTGGAATAGGACCTCAGGACTTTTTTCCAAAGGGAATTTTACTGGTTTGTGGCCAAATACTTATGGGGGAATAATGCCTGCAATAATATTAGGTGGGTTTCTTCATGATACTTCATATTTTTTGTTTGGTTATTTTTGTGTGCTTTCTGAATATTGTATTAATTATGTATTTCGTTACCTAGGTTTACAAATTGTTCACTCATAACGCCCTCCATAATTTAATGTTTAGTCAGTCATATGCAGTTTACAGTTACAAAATACTATATTTTTGATAAATCAAGGACTCTCAAAGGAATTTATGCAAAGTCAGAACTGTGTTCACGAATGgcaaaaattatttgatctaCAACATCCATATTACCTTCATCCAGAAATTCACTGAGGTAGAAGCCATATGAGTCTTTTACTTTATactgagagaaagaaaaacaagaccTGTATTAAAAATACCCGTAAATGTCTATGGAAGCTTTGTATTTCCAAGTCAGTGACATAAGCTTAGGCACAAGAAATACTGCTTCACGTTCATGTTATAATTTGCACTGTTTTAAATCCTCGGAGATATTGAGTTCTCAAGAACTGACAGCCATGAATATTGCAAACATTAAACACTACATAGGTTCACTAAGGGATGGACCATTAGAAATAATTGGAGAGGGaaggagggggggaggggagggggtgacaaaaatatttcaaaaaaattccTGGAAACACAAATTGCCCTTAAAAATATCCTACAAGCAGTTTTGTCCAAAGAAAAAATCCTAAAATCCTAAAGACTAACCCTAAAACCTAGAAAAACATTTCTGTATGGATTTTTTTTACCCCTTCTACCACAGTAcgagttatgcaaaccctcgacatAGATGTCTCTAATtttcccaactccccctcgtgtttagatgaggctatggaaacatggaaaacaTTCTCTATTGATTAATTATTACAACTTGAAAACACAAGTAAATACTTTTTATGAAAAGGAAGAAAGACTCAAGTTTGTTCATGTTAAGACTATGCCTTCATTAGTGCATGACTCTGACTCTAGGTCCTGACAACAAAATCATAATGCACGGTGTTGCATTCTAAATTTGATTGTGTAGATTTGCTTGCTATGTTATAACAGGACCTTTTGCAATATTTACGCTCCCATGGggttcaatttaattttttacaatgactgcaaaattctcgtgtgctcattggctaatttttattgtcagtaagaggacagacacatgaatttataatttatgtgacaatgaattttgtgataacattgtcaaagtagtctgcagatccactcggctatcgcctcgtggatccacagctactttgacaatgttatgacaaaattcacgatcaataagaggacagacgcatgaaaaactgacatcaatttgttaatttgatTAGCAATGTCATCCTGCTCCCCACCGGATACTGACACCAGTATATAATCGACGAACCTTCGTTGTGCCAATTTGCTGGATGAAAACCTAGTTTGATGACTTCaattgttttaaaatccaaaaaagactAAAAGGCTTTTCTCACTTCCAGGAAAGATACACCAAGTTGGCCATTTGGAAagattttggcgggaaacgAATACTGCGTTTACACAAGCGTGAAAATCCAACAAAGTTACCGTAGTCCTAGACAAACTACGTAGCACGTTTCCTTATATCCTTGAAATCGTGAGAATTACCTTCTCATAAATGGCTTCCATATCGGACTGAAACGCGGCAGCGACGGATTGACTAGCGAAAACTGACATGTTGAATTTTTCATACGATGCAGGCTTGGATACCAAGCGTACAATATGGCGGACGTAAATAGTGTCTTGAAAAGCAtcgaattttcttgttttcttgcttTACTGTTGAGGATTTGTCTGATAATATACGGAGAATGGCATGATAAAAACATGTTTGTTAAGTATACTGACATAGATTACCATGTCTTCACTGATGCGGCTCGACACGTCGTGGAGGGCGACTCGCCTTATTTGAGACCAACGTATCGTTACACACctcttctttctcttctccTGACTCCAAATATCTCATTGCACATGTGTTTTGGAAAAGTACTATTTGTTCTTTTCGATGTGCTAGCAGGATATTTATTGTACAAAATCATTTGTGTACGAGGCTGTTCTTATCACAGAGCTGTTAGTTTTTCTTGGATGTGGCTGTTCAACCCTGTGGCGTGTACCGTCTCTTCTCGCGGAAATGCTGAGGCTGTCATGGCCACCTTAGTACTCGCAACCATATACTTCGTCGTCGTTAAAAACATCCCGATGTCGGCTGTATTTTTCGCTCTTTCTGTACATTTCAAGATCTTTCCGATAATTTATGGTTTGCCGCTTGTTCTGTTGGCAGGCAGTGATTTGTATATTAACTCTTCGAAATCATGTGTCCACGAGACTAAACCTAAACCTGGATTTCGTGACTTTTTATGTCAAACTACTACATTTATTCTCCATCCTGAAAGGTTAAAGTTCTTTATGATTTCAGCGGTGACCTTTCTGGGATTAAGTGGAGTCATGTATAAAAGGTGAAACTAGACCTTACAATTTAATATATGCATTACCATGCCTGGAAAGTACAACACACTCAATTGGTCAGCTCATTTTGTGAAGCAGTGTGCAGCATAATTGCACTGTGATGAAATCAAGTTCTGTTTTCATCAGGGCTTCTTGCAAGTTActcatttttatttgaaggtcATTCTAATACACTCTTTTTTATataagaatgttgtttttctggcccaggctgaatattcttatttttctgccgattttaggcggaaattattcttttattattcttaaattatagcttatgacatttccgttttagaatttaCTGGGGTATAAATTACAAGTGTTTGATATCTAGATCTGTTTTCGCTaggttttgttatttaaaaaagaaataatttgtcATAATGCTTTTTTGCGGTTTAGTTTATGTCTTTTGTGCTGAATACTGTACatatgtattacatgtactgtTCATCGAACTATCATTAATGTTCAACATTTTGCTATAGCTAGTGCAGGTTTCTTCAttttgttggctagtttcgCTGTTCaaagaaaggaataattttatatggttaagttaaaaacataaaattgtattgtatttacagatgtttcaacacacaaaattatatctaccggtatccttttcaaaatctcagcctctgctttattcttaaaatattcttaaaatttcacaaatttcagccttgatattcttataaaatatattcttataaaaaaaagagtgtatcaCACATTTTACAGACTTCTGGATACCTGGCCACATCTTTGCAAAacatcttatttatttatttatttatttatttatttattcatttattacaaTTTTATGGCATGCAAAAAAAAACCGAGGCCAAGGGATAAAATGCAAGAGAGTCAAAGATCCCATATTAAAGCCATATTAAAGGACAGTGGCAAGTAATAAATGAGTTGAAGTGACTGGGTGTCCTCCAAGGAGAGACAAGACGGAGTGAGAAGACATTTTTCAAGAGTTTGATTAATAAATTTTTAAGCTTTGCTCAACCAATGGTCCTTTTTAGAACCTTTAACTTTTTCCTAAGAATCTTTTTTTCGTCTATTTATAGGTACGGTTTTGAATTCCTAGAGCATACATACTTGTATCATGTAACAAGGCAGGATGTAAAACATAACTTTTCAGTGTATTTCTACATGTTGTACCTTGTGGAAGGTTCCACTTGGTCATCTGCACTGGGCTTGGTGTCATTCATCCCTCAGCTGCTGCTTACAGTCACTTTTGGTGTTCTTTATTATCGCGATATCTCATTCTGCTGTTTTGTGCAAACCTTTGCATTTGTCACCTTCAACAAAGTCTGTACATCACAGGTAAATATTCtgtaaggtaaaggtaaagtctctgttacgagcctaggaaggcccatcaggccggcgcttatctccggtttgcgtagcatgaagcgactgggagtatttatactcccccctggatgggatgctagtccatcgcagggttacccccagcattaagcCGGTACCCATTGATACACCTGGtgctgggtggagagaggcaccatgagagtaaagcgtcttgcccaagaacacaacacaatgtccccggccaggccccgaacctggaccactcgatccggagtcaagcccactaaccacgaggccaccaTGCCTCCCAATAATTCAGTAGATATAGATTACTTACACTTGTGATGTAGAATTTGAGATACGTTTTACAGTAAGGGTGTCCACAGGGAATTAAAACGAGTCTAGGGAGGGTCAGCATCAGTAGGTGGGGGCTATATCTTTTTCAAAGTCTGTCCCTCTATTCCACATGTGAGATCTTCAACTTTGTTGAGTTTTTGACCCTAGGCCCTTACACTACGAACACACATACTTCCGGCGGTGGTTTCTCTCCCcaaccgccggaaatacgtttgCGTTCATAGGCTACTAGACCCTGTGCTTATCTCAAACACTGGTGATATGTTATTGAATATTCTGTGGTACTCAGCCTATACTGCAAGTGTCAGTTCTGTGTGCCTTCATCCACCCATGCAGTCAATGACCTTCACAACACAGGGAACCTAAATTTTTGGCTTTTTCCTTGTGTAGTATTTTCTGTGGTATTTGTGTCTTTTGCCTCTGATCCTGGATTCTGTAAACATGACATTTAGGAGGGCAATGGTTCTAGCAGCAGGATGGTTTGTTAGTCAGGTAATGCTGGTTACTTTAGCAATACTTATTTTTAATTGTCAATACTAATATTAAGTTTGTAAGGCAAGTTTTAAAGATCACATCTCACATGTACCATATCCAAAAACGGATAGTCATCAAAACCGTGCAAAAATCAGCTATATTTGCACAATGTCAAGTTTAATCATAGCAATAAACAACAttattcattaaaaaatatctctgttttcacatttcttttgttcagcaAATTACATTAATGATGAGGAATTTCCAATACTATTGAACTATCTTGCTGTCTGTAAGAGTACTACTCAGTATTTTTCATTGATTGCCTGACTACCTTTGTGTCAAAAAATTTTTCTGAAAACTTCAGACTTGATATTGAATTAGCTAAGTTTTTGTTCTTCAATTTTTAGGGCCTATGGCTTACCTCTGCATACTATTTGGAGTTTGAGGGAATGAACACCTTTGCATTTGTTTGGGCTGCTAGTGTTGTTTTCTTCATTGTCAATATTGTGATTTTATGTCAATTAATTGGACATTACAATCAAGCGCTAATAAAGAAACAAGaatgaaatacattttaagGCTGTAATTCGAGTGCTTATCAGTTCGTCCATCTTTTGAAAACACAGAAGTCAGGTGAGCTAACGCATGTTCTGTCAAAAAATATATTCAGTTAATTTTTATACAAATGCCTACAATTTTGTAGGGTATATTTGTCGACATTCTCAAGAACGAAGGAGCCAACAAACGTCAATGAATACAATTTGGTGttggaaattttcttttttttttttaatatgagtAGTTTATAATCGGCCTGTGGGTATTATGGTACTACGTTGCGCTATCATTTTCGTTGCAAAACACCTCTGAGCACGCGCATGACGTGTACATTTACGCCCATTGTTGCGTCGCGCGCCAAAATTTTGCGAATGGCAACTTGAAACAAAGCACAATGGGCCAATGAAGTTCAGGAAATACTCTGCCTGAAGTGGGCGACGACATGTGCGATTGTATTGACGTGGAATCTATTCGAGGTACGAATAACTGTTTGAACTTATAGATTTGTCTTTCATTTTGTGTGGATGTTATCTGGCACAATAAAGTTatgccgttttttttttgttctcagATGTCCCAAGTAAAGAGCTGTTTGAAAAGCTTTTGAGTGATTCCATCTTTGTCGACTACTTAAACACGTTTCTCTCTCTGCCGGTACGTCAGTGTTCTGTGACTAAGTAATCTTTTTCAATGATTTCTCTAAAAAATCTCTAGTTTTGAAAACCGCAAGGATAGCTCGTTTACAATTGGCCACTTCCGCGGCAAGATGCGCTTGTGTGTCGCTTTTTGCTAAGCATGGAATTTTGGTCCTGTTCTTTAGGAAACAACAGTTTAAGGCCGGCCGGTTTTGTGTTCTAGTATTGATTATCTTTCTTCAAACGGTATTAATTATAAACCAGGCGAGAACGGTTGAA
The Montipora capricornis isolate CH-2021 chromosome 10, ASM3666992v2, whole genome shotgun sequence genome window above contains:
- the LOC138022117 gene encoding GPI mannosyltransferase 1-like isoform X1, with the translated sequence MADVNSVLKSIEFSCFLALLLRICLIIYGEWHDKNMFVKYTDIDYHVFTDAARHVVEGDSPYLRPTYRYTPLLSLLLTPNISLHMCFGKVLFVLFDVLAGYLLYKIICVRGCSYHRAVSFSWMWLFNPVACTVSSRGNAEAVMATLVLATIYFVVVKNIPMSAVFFALSVHFKIFPIIYGLPLVLLAGSDLYINSSKSCVHETKPKPGFRDFLCQTTTFILHPERLKFFMISAVTFLGLSGVMYKRYGFEFLEHTYLYHVTRQDVKHNFSVYFYMLYLVEGSTWSSALGLVSFIPQLLLTVTFGVLYYRDISFCCFVQTFAFVTFNKVCTSQYFLWYLCLLPLILDSVNMTFRRAMVLAAGWFVSQGLWLTSAYYLEFEGMNTFAFVWAASVVFFIVNIVILCQLIGHYNQALIKKQE
- the LOC138022117 gene encoding GPI mannosyltransferase 1-like isoform X2, encoding MADVNSVLKSIEFSCFLALLLRICLIIYGEWHDKNMFVKYTDIDYHVFTDAARHVVEGDSPYLRPTYRYTPLLSLLLTPNISLHMCFGKVLFVLFDVLAGYLLYKIICVRGCSYHRAVSFSWMWLFNPVACTVSSRGNAEAVMATLVLATIYFVVVKNIPMSAVFFALSVHFKIFPIIYGLPLVLLAGSDLYINSSKSCVHETKPKPGFRDFLCQTTTFILHPERLKFFMISAVTFLGLSGVMYKRYGFEFLEHTYLYHVTRQDVKHNFSVYFYMLYLVEGSTWSSALGLVSFIPQLLLTVTFGVLYYRDISFCCFVQTFAFVTFNKVCTSQEGNGSSSRMVC